The Burkholderia lata genome contains a region encoding:
- a CDS encoding PadR family transcriptional regulator: MSTSRPSPLALAVLATLTETPMHPYGMLQQLKARGYDEVVNVRQRTSLYQTIDRLLRDGMIAVHDTERDGAFPERTLYALTEAGHTAGQAWLHALLAEPAREFPAFGAGLAFLPLLDAEDARHQLELRIARLDAERARLETLRATAQADQVPRLFLLQNEHALVLLNAELEWARSVVEHIKIGALRWVDG, translated from the coding sequence ATGTCCACCAGCCGCCCGTCCCCGCTTGCGCTGGCCGTCCTCGCGACGCTGACCGAAACGCCGATGCATCCATACGGGATGCTGCAGCAACTGAAGGCTCGCGGGTACGACGAAGTCGTCAACGTGCGCCAGCGCACGAGCCTCTACCAGACGATCGACCGGCTGCTGCGCGACGGGATGATCGCCGTGCACGACACCGAGCGCGACGGGGCGTTTCCGGAGCGCACGCTGTATGCGCTGACCGAGGCCGGGCACACGGCAGGGCAGGCGTGGCTGCATGCCCTGCTCGCGGAACCCGCGCGTGAATTTCCGGCGTTCGGCGCCGGTCTCGCGTTCCTGCCGCTGCTCGACGCCGAAGACGCACGCCACCAGCTCGAGCTTCGGATCGCCCGGCTCGATGCCGAGCGCGCGCGCCTTGAAACGCTGCGCGCCACCGCGCAAGCCGACCAGGTGCCGCGCCTGTTCCTGCTGCAGAACGAGCACGCGCTCGTGCTGCTCAATGCCGAACTCGAGTGGGCGCGCAGCGTCGTCGAACACATCAAGATCGGCGCGCTGCGCTGGGTGGACGGCTGA